Below is a genomic region from Phragmites australis chromosome 20, lpPhrAust1.1, whole genome shotgun sequence.
ACTAACTGTCACTGATCAGTAACTGTTGATCAGGTTTTATCTATTCTCAGCACAAAAAAGTGATGATCAGTTGTACTTCTCACCATCCATCATCTGTTGTTATTAGCAGACGCTGAGAACGTATAGTTTTGATTATGATCTTGACATCTTGCCGAATGGGAAATGCGATAGTTGTATAGTTTGTTTCTTAAACTACATACTCTCAAAGGCTTAGTTACTTCGACAGATTTAATAAATTGGATTGGTGGGTCAGTGGATAATATTGTTCAGCCATGGACACCTTTGACTGTAGCTCTTTCTTATTTGAGGATATAGCACTCTCATGTCACCTTCAGCAgaggtaactgctcttacaaaaCTTTTTAATCTACTCAAGTAGACTACAGAAAACAGATGAAGGTCATTTTAGGCAAAACAATGAGTAGACTTGACAATTCTATTTGCCATCTCTTTGATGTTGCTTGATGCAGTCATGCAACATATCCGCAAGGCTCTTGTGTACCATTGTATTCACAATTGACTGGACAATGTCACCTTCCATGATTTAATTTGGCATCTCTCACTCAGTACCAGATGAGCAAGTTTGTCATTACAAATAGTGCATCTCTATGCTTTCGATAATTCACTCATCACACCATACCCTGTCCTCCAGAACTTACCAACAAACCTAAAAGGAAGTATGTATTGTCATTCCTAACAATTAGGGCCGTATCGAACCTCTGTACCTGGCCTAACTTATTTCTTTTAAACACCTTAGCCCAAGTTCAAAACTTTTACCTTATCCATGTTACTTTATCCAATTTCGTGCACTTTTATGCTTTGCTGTGAAAGAATGAAAAATTGAACTACtctttaaaaatactaggaaTTGGAGTCAAGAATTTGGATTTCATATCTGGTCCAATTGTTGTGAACTTGGAAGAAAAATTGGATTGGTGGGAAGTAAAACAATATTGCATATGTAGGATAGGGGTGCTAGAATTAGGATCCGTTACAACACACGAGCATTTAACTAGTGTACTATTAAGGTGAGCATTTTCAAAGTAAAGCTCTGAATTCTGAGCTCTGGTTGTTCTGAGAATCTCTTTATTTTGAACTTGTTTCGATCTGTATCTGTTTATTCTTCTGTTTAGATCCTGCTGGTTCCGGAAAATGCTGCAAAGTTTAGGAAAATGAGTTTGATAAAGCCCCAAAACCTGAAGACCCAGTTGAGGACTCAGTGGATAAGAACACATAATTGTGCAATAGGTGTTTTCGAATGCAGTACTTTTTTATAGGAATTTTGTGTATGGAAACAATTCTGACTAAAACCCCATTTGGAAACCCTACTTTTTTCAAAGTTGCaatgaaaaaagagaagaaagggagACAGAGAATGATTGAATTCATTTGAAaggaaaatgtattttttttaaacagtcCCCTTCTGGACTTGAGAGTGAATACGATCATCTTTTCATTAACTTGATACACTTATATACAATATCAATAGACGTCCCATTCGTTGGAGACATCCCATGCCAACGGACGGGCATAACCGCCAATACAGTTGCTTTGATCATTCCGTTCATAACAATCCAAATAAACCAAAACCTCCCTTCCAGCCCATTGATGCCACCCACTTCTGTCAAGCCCAGCCCAtaccagcccagcccagccaccCTCGACCAAAGCCCAGCCCATTCACAGCACTTCCTGCAAGGCTGCAACCGGGATACCGGCCACCCCCGCAGCCTCGTCTACTCCACGCTTCAACAGCGCAGGAAACCGAGTTCCCAAATCGACGACCTCTCTCTGATCTCCACGCGCACCAACCGGGCTCGATGCGGGCGATCTCGTCGGCGGCGGGTGGGATGCTGCGGGCGCAGCTGCGCGGGGCGGCGCGCGTCCGCGGCGGTGGCGAGGGGGCCGGACGCTGGACGACGCCGGGGCACGAGGGGCGGCCCAAGGGGTACCTCTTcagccggccgccgccgccgccgggggaGTCGCGGAAGTGGGAGGACTGGGAGCTGCCCTGCTACGTCACCTCCTTCCTCACCGTCGTCATCCTCGGCGTCGGGCTCAACGCCAAGCCCGACCTCACCCTCGAGACCTGGGCGCACCAGAAGGCGCTCGAGCGCCTCCAGCAgcaggagctcgccgccgccgccgcccacgccGAGTGATACCACGCTGCTCAGGTCACCTCGAACCCTAGACTGCTTCTATTTTTCTTCCAATAAGATGGTTGGGATCTGCGGCCCTGAATTTCTGATGCGGCTGGAGCACGGACTGAACACCATGCTGTTGTTTCCAGTTTCGTTTTGGAATTTACCCAATGAAGATGGCGAATGcacaaaacattttgaaatgtttcaCGGTTGTATTTGTTGAGAAATTCTTGAATTTTAATGTTACTTTGGGCTCATTTTTTCTTTGGACCGGCCGGCCCACTTGCTTCACTGTGGGCCGAGCCCATGTACTGATGTATACTAGAGGCATGGATCTGCTAGGGTTGAGGATTGAGTTGGAAAACTTGCATGCGGATGAAGGAGAGGTAGGGTTGGCGGCTGGTGGTATGGTGGCGGCGCAACCGCCTCCGGTTCCTTTGGGAGCGTGGGGATGGAGGGCGCCGTCTTCGCAGCTATTTGAGGTCGGCTTCCTCTCCAAGGTCGATGCAGAGAAAATATACATCCCCATCAGTTTCGAATTCCTCTCTCTGATTTGGTTCATCGCATGGTGATCGGCTTTGGCCTTCTGTGCGTCGGTGCCTGGTGAATTGAGTGGAGGAGCTTCTGATTTGGGGGCTGATTGGAGCTGTGTTCGCCGAGATTCGCCTGTACTTGTAGTGACAGTACAATTGAGGCAttgtatctccgtcttcctTCTCGCTGGCGGCAACTGGCGGACGATTGAATTTCTGGGACAGCGGCTAGTGAGACGTGTCTTGCCTCGT
It encodes:
- the LOC133901729 gene encoding uncharacterized protein LOC133901729, producing the protein MRAISSAAGGMLRAQLRGAARVRGGGEGAGRWTTPGHEGRPKGYLFSRPPPPPGESRKWEDWELPCYVTSFLTVVILGVGLNAKPDLTLETWAHQKALERLQQQELAAAAAHAE